Proteins found in one Actinokineospora alba genomic segment:
- the folP gene encoding dihydropteroate synthase, translating to MARSVAVNQLRFGTRAVPQDRALVMAIVNRTRDSFYDQGATFAEGPALAAVEQAVADGADIVDIGGVRAGSHGEPVDAAEEARRVVPFVTAVRDRHPDLVISVDTWRHEVGRAVCEAGADLINDTWAGADPLLAEVAAEFGVGIVCSHTGGAQPRTDPHRVRYTDVVAQVVAELVERAERMVTLGVPREGVLIDPTHDFGKNTWHGLELLRRLDELVATGWPVLMALSNKDFIGETLGAGLRERVDGTLAATAVSAWTGARVFRAHEVRQTRQVVDMVASIAGTRPPARAVRALA from the coding sequence ATGGCACGATCGGTAGCCGTGAATCAGCTCCGGTTCGGCACGCGCGCGGTCCCGCAGGACCGGGCGCTGGTGATGGCGATCGTCAACCGCACCAGGGACTCCTTCTACGACCAGGGCGCGACATTCGCCGAAGGGCCCGCGCTGGCCGCAGTCGAGCAGGCGGTGGCCGACGGTGCCGACATCGTCGACATCGGCGGCGTCCGGGCCGGGTCCCACGGCGAACCGGTCGACGCGGCCGAGGAGGCCCGCAGGGTTGTGCCGTTCGTCACGGCCGTCCGTGACCGCCACCCCGACCTGGTCATCAGCGTCGACACCTGGCGCCACGAGGTCGGCCGCGCGGTCTGTGAGGCGGGCGCCGACCTCATCAACGACACCTGGGCGGGTGCCGACCCGCTGCTCGCGGAGGTCGCCGCCGAGTTCGGGGTCGGCATCGTCTGCTCCCACACCGGCGGCGCCCAGCCGCGCACCGACCCGCACCGGGTCCGCTACACCGACGTCGTCGCCCAGGTCGTCGCCGAGCTGGTCGAGCGGGCCGAGCGAATGGTCACACTCGGCGTCCCCCGCGAAGGGGTGCTGATCGACCCGACGCACGACTTCGGCAAGAACACCTGGCACGGCCTTGAGCTGCTGCGCAGGCTCGACGAGCTGGTCGCCACGGGGTGGCCGGTGCTCATGGCGCTGTCGAACAAGGACTTCATCGGCGAGACCCTCGGTGCTGGCCTGCGTGAGCGGGTCGATGGCACACTCGCCGCGACGGCCGTGTCCGCGTGGACGGGCGCACGGGTTTTCCGCGCGCACGAGGTGCGGCAGACAAGGCAGGTGGTGGACATGGTGGCGAGCATCGCCGGGACGAGACCGCCCGCGCGCGCGGTTCGGGCACTCGCGTGA
- a CDS encoding LOG family protein translates to MERRALNLCVYCGSHDSVPRGYLDLADEVGAGLAARGWNLVWGGSSAAMMGAVARAARRGGARTLGVIPSGLVALERADPQADELVVVDTMRERKAVMDDRSDAFLALPGGLGTCEELFEVWTSRYLGMHDKPVVLLDPDDHYEGLIKWARELQSRGFASQAALDALVVVRTAEEALDACAG, encoded by the coding sequence ATGGAGCGACGCGCACTGAACCTCTGTGTCTACTGCGGATCACACGATTCCGTCCCACGCGGCTACCTCGACCTCGCCGATGAGGTGGGCGCGGGCTTGGCCGCGCGCGGCTGGAACCTCGTGTGGGGCGGCTCGTCGGCGGCGATGATGGGCGCGGTGGCCCGTGCCGCCCGCCGCGGCGGCGCCCGCACCCTCGGGGTGATCCCGAGCGGTCTGGTCGCCCTGGAACGCGCCGACCCGCAGGCCGACGAACTGGTCGTCGTCGACACCATGCGCGAGCGCAAGGCCGTCATGGACGACCGGTCCGACGCCTTCCTCGCCCTGCCCGGCGGGCTGGGCACGTGCGAGGAGCTGTTCGAGGTGTGGACCTCGCGCTACCTCGGGATGCACGACAAGCCGGTCGTCCTGCTCGACCCGGACGACCACTACGAGGGTCTGATCAAGTGGGCCCGCGAGCTGCAGTCGCGCGGTTTCGCCTCCCAGGCGGCGCTCGACGCGCTCGTGGTCGTGCGGACCGCCGAGGAAGCCCTGGACGCCTGCGCGGGCTGA
- a CDS encoding glucosyl-3-phosphoglycerate synthase: MLDHTWQSPEWTISQLVCAKGTRTVSVVLPALDEEGTVGQVVESVRPLLGTLVDELIVLDSGSADHTAAVATAAGARVVHRGDVLPDLEPRPGKGEVLWRSLAATTGDLLVFLDTDLIEPDPAFVPSLLGPLLTASGVHLVKGFYRRPLRMESEEAGTGGGRVTELLARPVLSALRPELSGVIQPLGGEYAATREFLQSVPFAAGYGVEIGLLLDAHSRYGLEGLAQVNLGVRKHRNRSLLQLGVMARQILGTALDRCGIEAGSGELTQFVQVGGEWLPDTIDVLVADRPPMAEILVGR; this comes from the coding sequence ATGCTGGACCACACCTGGCAGAGTCCAGAGTGGACAATCTCGCAGTTGGTGTGCGCCAAGGGAACCCGCACGGTCAGCGTGGTGCTCCCGGCCCTGGACGAAGAGGGCACGGTCGGCCAGGTCGTCGAGTCCGTCCGGCCGCTGCTCGGCACCCTCGTCGACGAACTCATCGTGCTCGACTCCGGCTCCGCCGACCACACCGCGGCCGTCGCCACCGCCGCGGGAGCCCGGGTGGTCCACCGCGGCGACGTCCTCCCGGACCTCGAGCCACGGCCCGGCAAGGGCGAAGTCCTGTGGCGGTCGCTGGCCGCCACCACCGGTGACCTGCTGGTCTTCCTGGACACGGACCTCATCGAGCCCGACCCGGCGTTCGTCCCGTCGCTGCTCGGCCCGTTGCTGACCGCGTCGGGCGTGCACCTGGTCAAGGGCTTCTACCGGCGCCCGCTGCGGATGGAGAGCGAGGAGGCGGGCACCGGCGGCGGCCGCGTCACCGAACTCCTGGCCCGCCCCGTGTTGTCGGCCCTACGCCCGGAGCTGTCCGGCGTGATCCAGCCCCTCGGCGGCGAATACGCGGCAACCCGGGAATTCCTGCAGTCGGTCCCGTTCGCGGCCGGGTACGGGGTGGAGATCGGACTGCTGCTCGACGCCCACTCGCGGTACGGGTTGGAGGGGTTGGCGCAGGTCAACCTCGGTGTGCGCAAGCACCGGAACCGGTCGCTGCTGCAGCTCGGGGTGATGGCCCGGCAGATCTTGGGCACGGCGTTGGACCGGTGTGGGATCGAGGCCGGGTCGGGTGAGCTGACCCAGTTCGTGCAGGTGGGCGGGGAGTGGCTGCCGGACACCATTGACGTGCTGGTGGCCGACCGACCGCCGATGGCCGAGATCCTGGTCGGCCGCTGA
- a CDS encoding lysophospholipid acyltransferase family protein, protein MFYRALRVVLSFLARLFLRPVVEGADRVPAKGPVILAINHLAVIDSFVVPMMVGRKVAFLAKSEYFEGKSIKGRLVGTLFRALGAVPVQRDNSRAALASLDDAGAILDAGGAFAIHPEGTRSLDGRLHRGRTGVAQLALEHNAVVVPVALIGTDKVQPKGKKLPRPHRITVRFGTPLNFSRYDGLGNSLPIRRAVTDEIMYAIMELSGQEYVDSYHKRPNAA, encoded by the coding sequence GTGTTCTACCGCGCGCTGCGTGTCGTGCTGTCCTTCCTCGCCAGGTTGTTCCTGCGGCCGGTGGTGGAGGGAGCGGACCGCGTGCCCGCCAAGGGGCCGGTCATCCTGGCGATCAACCACCTCGCCGTCATCGACAGCTTCGTGGTGCCGATGATGGTCGGCCGCAAGGTCGCCTTCCTGGCCAAGTCGGAGTACTTCGAGGGCAAGTCCATCAAGGGTCGCCTGGTCGGAACCCTTTTCCGGGCCCTCGGCGCCGTCCCCGTCCAGCGGGACAACAGCCGCGCCGCCCTCGCCTCGCTCGACGACGCGGGCGCCATCCTCGACGCCGGTGGCGCCTTCGCGATCCACCCCGAGGGCACCCGTTCGCTCGACGGCAGGCTGCACCGCGGCCGCACCGGGGTGGCGCAGCTGGCCCTCGAGCACAACGCGGTCGTGGTCCCGGTCGCGCTGATCGGCACCGACAAGGTGCAGCCGAAGGGCAAGAAGCTCCCCCGGCCCCACCGCATCACCGTGCGCTTCGGCACACCCCTGAACTTCAGCCGCTACGACGGCCTCGGCAACTCCCTGCCCATCCGCCGCGCGGTGACCGACGAGATCATGTACGCGATCATGGAGCTCTCCGGTCAGGAGTACGTCGACTCGTACCACAAGCGGCCCAACGCCGCCTGA
- a CDS encoding penicillin acylase family protein: MGHTRKGLAAALAGLSVLALAPAARAAGPETTIRYTEFGVPHIKARDLRGAGFGQGYAQARDHLCVIGEGMASLAGERSRWFGPDGRPSGTIVRASSNLSSDLYFRGIADAGTVERLMAQPAPLGPSADVRDLVRGYAAGYNKYLAERHRTSCAGAPWLRPMTEVDVYRRAYAWGMALGQSAAPDFLATGPSAGTATAGTDRMAGPGSNAIALGRDATVSGRGISIANPHLPWGGDYLWHQSHVTVPGKLDVIGASFVGLPTIALGHTARMAWSGTITDGVTPFTLFELTLANPTTYLVDGQEEAMTRRDVTVDTPAGPVTRTQWWTRYGPVVTNVRGNALPWTATTAYALADPNAGNLRLLNSLAAVNRAQSTGEYIAAVRRTQGVSIFNMTVTDSRGDTAYSGMSVVPNVTDAHAERCGTALSRTLFPTQGLAVLDGSRAECAWGTDRDAIQPGTFGPGNLPLQWRSDYVSNSNQSYWLGNAAAPMTPTHRILGTAATERNVRTRDTLTEITDQLRAGKFTPRAAMDLTLSNRVYAAELAVPGTLEMCAAVGHKATDSVGRVVDLTAACAALSQWDRKSDVDSRGALLFTRYWSRVRTIPSGQLWRTPFAVDSPVATPNTLAADNPALAVALADAVSDLAGAGIAPDAALGANQYVDRGGKRFPIGGGRPELGVFNVITSAWDAKRGYTDVGGAGSNSSSYLHVVALTGDGCPEAKTVMAYSQSSDPLSPHHNDQTDLFSRKEWVTERFCDVDRHTVDVVRVHG, translated from the coding sequence ATGGGGCACACGAGGAAAGGGCTCGCGGCGGCGCTGGCCGGGCTGTCGGTACTGGCCTTGGCGCCTGCCGCGCGCGCGGCGGGGCCGGAGACCACCATCCGGTACACCGAGTTCGGGGTGCCGCACATCAAGGCCCGCGACCTCCGCGGCGCCGGGTTCGGCCAGGGGTACGCGCAGGCCCGCGACCACCTGTGCGTCATCGGCGAGGGCATGGCCTCGCTCGCCGGGGAGCGTTCACGCTGGTTCGGGCCGGACGGCAGGCCGTCGGGCACGATCGTGCGGGCGAGCAGCAACCTCAGCAGCGACCTGTACTTCCGCGGCATCGCCGACGCGGGCACGGTCGAGCGGCTGATGGCCCAGCCCGCGCCGCTCGGGCCGAGCGCCGACGTCCGCGACCTAGTGCGCGGCTACGCGGCGGGTTACAACAAGTACCTCGCCGAGCGACACCGGACTTCCTGTGCCGGGGCGCCCTGGCTGCGCCCGATGACCGAGGTCGACGTCTACCGCCGCGCCTACGCCTGGGGCATGGCCCTGGGCCAGTCGGCCGCACCCGACTTCCTCGCCACCGGCCCGAGCGCCGGAACCGCCACCGCCGGCACCGACCGCATGGCGGGTCCGGGCAGCAACGCGATCGCCCTGGGCCGCGACGCCACGGTGAGCGGGCGCGGCATCTCGATCGCCAACCCGCACCTGCCGTGGGGCGGTGACTACCTCTGGCACCAGTCGCACGTGACCGTGCCGGGCAAGCTCGACGTGATCGGCGCGTCCTTCGTCGGCCTGCCCACGATCGCCCTGGGGCACACCGCCCGGATGGCGTGGAGCGGCACCATCACCGACGGCGTCACCCCGTTCACCCTCTTCGAGCTGACCCTGGCGAACCCGACGACCTACCTCGTCGACGGCCAGGAAGAGGCGATGACCCGCCGCGACGTCACCGTCGACACCCCGGCGGGCCCGGTCACCCGAACCCAGTGGTGGACCCGCTACGGGCCGGTGGTCACCAACGTCCGCGGGAACGCGCTCCCCTGGACGGCCACCACGGCCTACGCGCTCGCCGACCCGAACGCGGGCAATCTGCGGCTGCTCAACAGCCTGGCCGCGGTGAACCGGGCGCAGAGCACGGGTGAGTACATCGCGGCCGTTCGCCGCACCCAGGGCGTCTCGATCTTCAACATGACGGTGACCGATTCCCGAGGCGACACCGCGTACTCCGGCATGTCGGTGGTGCCGAACGTGACCGACGCGCACGCCGAGCGCTGCGGCACCGCGCTGAGCAGGACGCTCTTCCCCACCCAGGGCCTCGCCGTGCTCGACGGGTCTCGCGCCGAGTGCGCCTGGGGCACCGACCGGGACGCGATCCAGCCGGGCACGTTCGGTCCGGGGAATCTCCCGCTGCAGTGGCGGAGCGACTACGTCAGCAATTCCAACCAGAGCTACTGGCTGGGCAACGCCGCCGCGCCGATGACCCCGACGCACCGCATCCTGGGCACGGCCGCGACCGAACGCAACGTCCGCACCCGGGACACCCTCACCGAGATCACCGACCAGTTGCGCGCGGGCAAGTTCACCCCGCGGGCGGCGATGGACCTCACGCTGTCGAACCGGGTGTACGCCGCCGAACTGGCCGTGCCGGGCACCCTGGAAATGTGCGCGGCGGTGGGACACAAAGCGACGGACTCCGTGGGCCGGGTCGTCGACCTGACCGCCGCCTGCGCCGCGCTGTCCCAGTGGGACCGCAAGTCTGATGTGGACAGTCGGGGCGCGCTGCTGTTCACCCGCTACTGGAGCCGAGTCCGAACAATCCCGAGTGGACAGTTGTGGCGCACGCCGTTCGCGGTGGACTCCCCCGTGGCCACGCCGAACACGCTCGCCGCGGATAATCCCGCGCTGGCCGTCGCCCTCGCCGACGCGGTGTCCGACCTGGCGGGCGCCGGGATCGCACCGGACGCGGCGCTGGGCGCGAACCAGTACGTCGACCGCGGTGGCAAGCGGTTCCCGATCGGCGGCGGCCGGCCGGAACTGGGCGTGTTCAACGTGATCACCAGCGCGTGGGACGCCAAACGCGGGTACACCGATGTCGGCGGCGCGGGCTCGAACAGCTCCAGCTACCTGCACGTCGTCGCGCTGACCGGCGACGGGTGCCCGGAGGCGAAGACCGTGATGGCGTACTCACAGTCATCGGATCCGCTGTCGCCGCACCACAACGACCAGACGGACCTGTTCTCCCGCAAGGAATGGGTGACCGAACGGTTCTGCGACGTCGACCGGCACACCGTGGACGTCGTGCGCGTCCACGGCTGA